One Kwoniella dejecticola CBS 10117 chromosome 10, complete sequence DNA window includes the following coding sequences:
- a CDS encoding 60S ribosomal protein uL30, with translation MAPSTSVPSAEQIAVPETLLKKRRTNEATREAKLAAAADARKAQKAKRKVIFKRADEYVKEYVQQEKEEIRLKREARKTGDFYVAAQPKVYFVVRIKGISKIAPKPKKILQLLRLLQINNGVFIRVTKATTQMLNLVNPYVTYGEVNLKAIRELVYKRGYAKVDGSRIPITDNSIIEKQLGKYGIICIEDLVHEIATCGPNFKQATSSLWPFKLSNPNGGWRPRKFTTYIEGGDTGAREAAMSKLVHQMV, from the exons atgGCTCCTTCTACCAG TGTGCCTTCcgccgag CAAATCGCCGTCCCGGAGACTTTGCTCAAAAAGCGAAGAACCAACGAGGCCACCCGAGAGGCCAAGTTGGCTGCCGCTGCTGATGCCCgaaag GCCCAAAAAGCCAAGAGAAAGGTCATCTTCAAGCGAGCCGACGAGTACGTCAAGGAGTACGTCCAacaagagaaggaggagatcagaCTCAAGCGAGAGGCCCGAAAGACCGGTGACTTCTACGTTGCCGCCCAACCTAAAGTCTACTTCGTCGTCCGAATCAAGGGTATCTCCAAGATCGCCCCTAAGCCAAAGAAGATCCTCCAATTGCTCCGACTCCTCCAAATCAACAACGGTGTCTTCATCCGAGTCACCAAGGCCACCACACAAATGTTGAACTTGGTCAACCCTTACGTCACCTACGGAGAAGTCAACCTCAAGGCTATCCGAGAACTCGTCTACAAGAGAGGTTACGCCAAGGTCGACGGATCCAGAATCCCCATCACCGACAACTCGATCATCGAGAAACAACTCGGCAAATACGGTATCATCTGTATCGAGGATTTGGTCCACGAGATCGCTACCTGCGGACCCAACTTCAAGCAAGCCACTTCCTCTTTATGGCCTTTCAAGCTCTCCAACCCCAACGGCGGATGGAGACCACGAAAGTTCACCACCTACATCGAAGGTGGTGATACCGGAGCCAGAGAAGCTGCCATGTCCAAGCTCGTCCACCAAATGGTCTAA
- a CDS encoding ribosomal protein P1 — MSSELAATYAALILADEGIEITGDKIVSLASAAKVEVEPIWATLLAKALDGKDVKDLLTNVGGGGAPAAAAPGAGAAAAGGAAEEAPAEEKKEEAKEESDDDMGFGLFD; from the exons atg TCTTCCGAACTCGCTGCTACCTACGCCGCTCTTATCCTCGCCGACGAGGGTATTGAGATCACC GGTGACAAGATCGTCTCTCTCGCCTCTGCCGCCAaggtcgaagtcgagccTATCTGGGCTACCCTCCTCGCCAAGGCTCTCGACGGCAAAGACGTCAAGGACCTCCTCACCAAcgttggtggtggtggtgccCCCGCCGCTGCTGCCCCAGGTGCCGGTGCCGCCGCTGCCGGTGGTGCTGCCGAAGAGGCTCCcgcagaggagaagaaggaggaggccAAGGAGGAATCCGATGATGACATG GGTTTCGGTCTTTTCGACTAA